The stretch of DNA AGAAAAAATGGAAGGGAATAAGAAATCCCAGAGGAATCAGTTGGTTGtaggaaaattaatattaaaaggaCTATAAGATATCCAAATGATATTTCAAATAGGTAGATTCAATTTTTGAGTTCAGAAAAGAGGTGCAGTTGAAGATTAAATTTGAGAGCCATCAGAGTATAAATTCTTTAAAGTCCTGAAACTGAATGCAATTGTCAATAAAGTAATAAAGGCAAAGACCAATATTTACAGATcgaggagaaaagaaggaatcagaaaagGAGACTTGCAAGACCAGTCAGCAAGGTAGGAGGAAAACCAAAACACTGTGgcaaaatgaggggaaaaaaatggattaaagacctaaatgtgagacctgaaaccacaaaaatcctagaggtGAACACAAGCAGTCATTTATCTGACATAAGCCATAGCAGTATTTTTCTATATAGGTCTCCTcagacaagggaaagaaaaacacaatataaactattgggaccacatcaaaataaaaagcttctggacagcaaaggaatcaagaaaactaaaagacaacctgcagagtGGGAGATAATATGTGCAAATAATACATCCAATAGAGGGTCTCTttccaaaaatatacaaagaactgatACTGCTCaataccccaaaaaacaaataatccaattaaaaatgggcagaagatatgagcagacatttctccaaagatgatatacaatGGCCAACagttacatgaaaagatgttcaatatcactcatcatcagggaaatgcaaatcaaaaccacaatgagggacacctgggtggctgagtggttcactgcattggccttcagctcagggtgtgatcctggagtactgaggtggagtcccacatcagttccctgaggggagcctgcttctccccctgcctatgtctctgcctctcgctttctgtgtccctcatgaataaatacataaaatcttaaaaaaaaaaaaacacacagaatgagatatcacctcactcctgtcagaatggctaaaataaaaaacacaagaaacaacaagtgttggtaaggatgtggagaaaaaggaactaaaGCACtatttgtgggaatgcaaaatggcgtgaccatgaagaaaatagtatggaggtttctttttttttctttttatatcttttttaaatagttcgatttgccaacatatagtataacacccagtgctcatcccgtcaagtgcccccctcagtgcctgtcacccagtcacccccaccccccgcccacctccccttccactaccccttgttcatttcccagagttaggtgtctctcatgttctgtcaccctctatgatagttcccactcatttcctctcctttcccctttattccttttcactatttttatattctccaaatgaatgaggccatataatgtttgtccttctctgattgacttatttcactcagcataataccctccagttctatccatgttgaagcaaatgtggggtattcgtcgtttctaatggctgaggaatattccattgtatacataaaccacatcttccttatccattcatctttcgatggacaccgaggctccttccacagagtGGCTagtgtggacattggtgctataaacattgaggtgcaggtgtctcggcatttcactgcatctgtatctttggggtaaatccccagcagtgcaattgctgggtcatagggcaggtctatttttaactctttgaggaacctccacacagttttccagagtggctgcaccagttcacattcccaccaacagtgcaagagggttcccctttctacacatcctctccaacatttgttgtttcctgtcttgttaattttccccattctcactggtgtgaggtggtatctcattgtggttttgatgtgtatttccctgatggcaagggatgcggaacattttctctgtgcttgttggccatgtctatgtcttcctctgtgagatttcttttcatgtcttttgcccatttcatgattggattgtttgtttcttgggtgttgagcttaaaaagttctttataaaaaaaaagttctttatagatcttggatactagccctttatcagatacgtcatttgcaaatatcttctcccattctgtaggttgtctttgagttttgttgactgtatcctttgctgtgcaaaagcttcttatcttgatgaagtcccaatagttccttttttcttttgtttcttttgccttcgtggatgtatcttgcaagaagttactatggctgagttcaaaaagggtgttgcctgtgttctcctctaggattttgatggaatcttgtctcacatttagatctttcatccattttgagtttatctttgtgtatggtgtaagagaatggtctagtttcattcttctgcatgtggatgtcccattttcccagcaccatttattgaagatactgtcctttttccactggatagtccttcctgctttgtcaaagatgagttgaccataagagttgagggcccatttctggattctcccttctgttctattgatctatgtgtctgtttttgtgccagtaccacactgtcttgatgaccacagctttgtagtacaacctgaaatctggcattgtgatgctcccggcTTTGGGATTATTTCAAtaatctttttcaatattttcaatatttcctttttcaatattctcctgactattcagggtcttttctgattccacacaaatcttaagatgatttgttccaactctctgaagaaagtccatggtattttgattgggattgcattaaatgtgtaaattgccctgggtagcattgacattttcacaatgttaattcttctaatccatgagcacggaatattttttccatctctttgtgtcttcctcaatctctttcagaagtgttctgtactttttagggtatagatcctttacctctttggttaggcttattcctaggtatcttatgcttttgggtgcaattgtaaaagggattgactcctgaatttctctttcttcagtttcgtggttagtgtatagaaatgccattgatttctgggcattgattttgtatcctgccacactgctgaattgctgtatgagttctgacaatcttggggtggagtcttttgggttttctaggtacagtatcatgtcatctgtgaagagggaaagtttgacttcttctttgccaattttcttttatttctttttgttgcctgattgctgaggctagggtttctagtactatgttggatagcagtggtgagagtggacatccttgtcatgttcttgatcttagaggaaaggctctcagtttttccccactgagaatgatatttgctgtgggcttttgacagatggctttaagatgctgaggaatgttccttctgtgcctacactctgaagagttttgatcaggaatggatgctgtattttgtcaaatgctttttctgcatcttgaGGGGACATAtcgttcttgttttttctcttgtggatatgatcaatcacattgattgctttatgagtgttgaagcagccttgcatTCTGGggacaaatcccacttggtcatggtgaataatcttcttaatgtactgttggatcctatggtctagtatcttgttgagaatttttgcatctgtgttcatcagggatattgatgaattattgatataattctcctttttggtggggtctttgtctgggtTTGGAATTAAGTGatcctggcctcataaaacgagtttggaagtattctgtccctttctacctttcggaacagctttagtagaatcgatattgtttcttctttaaacgtttgatagaattcccctgggaagccatctggccctggacttttgtgtcgtGGGAGGTTTggtgactgcttcagtttcctccctggttattggcctgttcaggttttctatttcttcctgttccaattttggtagtttttggctttccagaaatgtgtccatttcttctagattgcttaatttattggtgtatagctgctcatagtattttaaaaattgtttgtactccttggtattggttgtgatctctcctttttcattcgttaTTTTGattagagtcttttttcttttgtttttaataaggctgactaatggtttatcaattattaattctttcaaagaaccaactcctggttttgttgatctgttctatggttcttctggtctctatttcattgggttctgcttgaatctttaactctcttcttctgcttggtgtagttttatttgctgttctttcttagtatggaggtttcttaaaaaactaaaaatagaaatatttttaggatCAACTCTCCACGTACAGTAAAGGCTTCTTGAATTCCTCTGAGCTCTCTGAACTTCCAGCTGGGCCTGAGAAAGAAGGCTGCCTCAAGGATCAGCTAGCCTTAGCAATAGGGAAACTGGGAGAAAACATGACTTGTAAACGAGCTGCATGGGTGAAGGTGCCAGCTGGGTTCTATGTTGGCTCCTATGTCCATGGAGCAATGCACAGCCCCTCCCTCCACAACCTGGAGCTCGGGAAGTACGGGGCCCTGGTGGTCTGCGAGACATCTGAGCGCAAAGCAAGCCTGGAAGACCTTGGCCGCCGCCTTGGGCAGCATGTGGTGGGCATGGCCCCTCTCTCTGTTGGCTCTTTGGATGATGagcctgggggagaggcagaaaccaAGATGCTGTCCCAGCCATACTTTCTGGATCCCTCCATCACATTGGGAAAGTATGTGCAGCCTCAAGGGGTGTCCGTAGTAGATTTTGTGTGGTTTGAATGTGGAGAAGGTGAAGAGGCAGCAGAAACCGAATAGGTTCCGGAGACTTGGCCCAGGAGATGTTTATTCTTGGCTCTGGACATCATTCCGAGAAGTTATTTCCTCAGCCTCTACAAACccagaatttgtttttcattggAGTTTATAATGCAATGATATCCTCAGTGGGAAGAGTCATTAAATAAAATTGctatataataaaaagagaagagaagaaatgggtaggaaatatcagaaagggagacagaacatgaaagactcctaactctgggaaacgaactaggggtggtggaaggggaggtgggcagggggttgggggtgactgggtgacgggcactgaggtgggcacttgacgggatgagcactgggtgttattctatatgttgacaaattgaacaccaataaaaataaatttattaaaaaaagacaaaaaacatttaacatatttGGTATATCtattatactgtattcttacaataaagtaagctacagaaaaaatatgattaaaaatcagagaaaatacatttacagtactgtactgtatttattggaaaaaaagtAATCCATGTATTATAAGGATATTTGTGTAGTTCAAAcccctttaattttgtttttgctctgCACCCTTCTACAAGGCTCTCTTATCCATGGCTCTCCCTTGTAGTATTCAGTGCCTCCTTGTATTTTACTCTTCCCAACAGAATTAAAACAGATTTCAGTCATACAAAATCCTGTATTTCAGGCAAGATCTGATACATTAATTCAGTCTAAGATATTAATGATGAATCTAACTTAATATGCTATATACAACCAAGTctattattaacaaataaaaacttctaaGGCCAAGTAAATTCATCTCAGGTGCTTGAATTAGTGGCCCTGTGGCAGGCCTTTTAAGATATCTTCTTTTGATAGCCTAAGTCATTTCCTATTTTGGCCATATTTATTGGTAAGTTAGCTTTGTAATAGAAGTCAGATTCTTAGCTTCAGGATTAATCTCTGCCCATTAGATATTTCTCAAGCTGGGAGCTTTTCCCTACTAACACCAAAACCTCCTTTTTCAAACACGTCATCTTGTTTTGCCAAATGGTTCATCTAATATTTCCCCAGAACGGTTTTAAATCAGCAGTTCTACTGAACATTTTTTGACTCCTGGAAACTGACATTACTGCATTTCACTGCCTGTTAAATAGGCCTATTAGCTGAACATTAGCAACTTTTCTCCCTTACTTGCTTTGTCAGGGAAAATTAGACCGAGAAATGATCGAAATATAATGCCTATGGCCAACCGTGTCCTGGCTGAATTTTCCATGGTGATAACCAGTAACTCATGAATGTGGCATAGTTTAAAGACTTCCAAGGAAATTTCCTCATCTAATCTTCTGGAGGAGTGGGTTGTGCCTTGGAGAGAAAAGATTTAACAAATTATCATTTCTTATGTGGTTGCTCTGTtgatcttcttccttccttcaaagGAATGAACCAGACATAGGTTCTGACATGGTGGGTTGGTTTAAGGAAGCTGATTTTGCTGGTAACAGAGTGGCTAGGTATGGAAAGCTTAGAAAATAATCAGCAGTGTCCTGGGAAGCACTGAAATTCAGAAATAGATAAGTGGACTCCTTATCACATGGGGAGCAAAGCCAAGAACGTTCAGAGCCAGTTTTACATTGTAAAATGTAACTTACATTGggtaagaagtttaaaaaaaaaaaaagatagggaaaaGCCAAGAAAATTCATCTGACTGGAGGTGAAAGGACAAATACTTGTTTTCCACTAACTGTTGGTTTGTGATTTAACATCATTTAATTAGCCAGGACTAAATTGTGTATGACCTTAAATGTATTCTTGGAGAAATCCTCAAATTTCTCCAAATGTAACTgtataactgtgtgtgtgtgtgtgtgtgtgtatgcacatgcacgCATGTGCATGTGCAGTGTGCAGGCGCAAGCACATTAACATATGCGTGCTAAGGGGGGGTGCCATGATAGTAGTGGAGATATGAGACTGGGTGAAAATAAATAACCTCAAAGTTACTTTATTTCAACCAGACTTTTCTGCAggattctaaaaaaagaaatagagatttttttttttacttagaaaaggtcatatcaattaataaaataatagctttggggtgcctgggtggctcagtctattaggcatccaattcttgattttggctcatgtcattatctcagggttgtgaggtcaagcccttcattgggttgagcattcagtggggagtctacttgagattctgtctctctcgaGACCTCTGCCCTTGCCTGCCATATGTGCgtgttctttctctttgtttccctttcctgctcccaaattaaaaaaaaaaaaaaaaacttaaaaaaattgctttagaCCAAAGTCTTGCTTATTTATGAAGAGATATAATGGTCAAATAGCCTATCTTTGCATCCTGATTAGTTGCATGAAAATAAGTGGGGAAAATGGCCAATTCTCAAAATCACAACCTCCAGTATgat from Canis lupus familiaris isolate Mischka breed German Shepherd chromosome 28, alternate assembly UU_Cfam_GSD_1.0, whole genome shotgun sequence encodes:
- the LOC119877705 gene encoding elongation factor Ts, mitochondrial-like; its protein translation is MQQKVQSTSSIVIFAKIKLDLNINKSLQLTNKDQLSTYSKGFLNSSELSELPAGPEKEGCLKDQLALAIGKLGENMTCKRAAWVKVPAGFYVGSYVHGAMHSPSLHNLELGKYGALVVCETSERKASLEDLGRRLGQHVVGMAPLSVGSLDDEPGGEAETKMLSQPYFLDPSITLGKYVQPQGVSVVDFVWFECGEGEEAAETE